ATGGTCGTACAGGAACAGGCCGGTGCGGACCATCCAGGCGGGGCGGGGCGAGTTGGTCTGCGGCAGGACGAAGCGCAGCGGCCAGATGATATGCGGTGCCATCCCCCACAGCCGCTCGCGCTCGATCAGCGCCTCGCGCACCAGCCGCACCTCGCCATATTCGAGATAGCGCAGGCCGCCGTGGATCAGCTTCGTCGATGCTGACGAAGTATGCGCGGCGAGGTCGTCCTTCTCCACCAGCATGACCGACAGGCCGCGGCCGACCGCGTCGCGCGCGATCCCCGCGCCGTTGATCCCGCCGCCGACGATCAGCAGGTCCGTATCGAATTGCGTGCTCATGAAAACGAATATGGGCGCTTTCGAACGAACTTTCAAACGAAACTGTTGACGTTCGTTCGTGCGCTCGCGACAAGCGGCGGCGAACGAAGGAGAGCGCGCGTGGCCAAGACCCATATCCTGGCGATCGATCAGGGAACGACCTCGACCCGCGCGATCGTCTTCGACTGCGACGCGCGCCCGGTGGCGACCGCGCAGACCGAATTCGCGCAACATTATCCCGAGGGCGGGTGGGTCGAGCACGACCCGGAGGACATCTGGCGCGACACGCTGGACGTCGCGCGCCAGGCGATCGCGGAGAGCGGGGTCGGCGCGGCGGGGATCGCCGGGATCGGCATCACCAACCAGCGCGAGACGGTGGTGGTATGGGACCGCGCCACCGGGGAGCCCATCCACCGCGCGATCGTGTGGCAGGACCGCCGCACCGCCAGGCGCTGCGCCGAGCTGAAGGCCGAGGGGCACGAGGCGATGGTGCGCGCGAAGACCGGGCTGCTGATCGACCCCTATTTCTCCGCGACGAAGCTGGCGTGGATCCTGGACCATGTGGACGGCGCGCGCGCGCGGGCGGAGGCGGGCGACCTGGCGTTCGGGACGATCGACTGCTTCCTGCTGTGGCGGCTGACCGGGGGCGCGGTGCATGCGACCGACGTGACCAATGCCGGACGTACGCTGCTGTACGACATCCGGGCGCAGCGATGGGACGAGGAACTGTGTTCGTTGTTTGCGGTGCCGATGGCGATGTTGCCGTCGGTGGAAGACAATGCGCACCTGTACGGCGAGACGGCGGACGGCCTGTTCGACGCCGCGATCCCGATCGCGGGGATGGCGGGGGACCAGCAGGCGGCGCTGTTCGGGCAGGCGTGCTTCGCGCGCGGGATGGCCAAGTCGACCTATGGCACCGGCTGCTTCCTGCTGCTCAACACCGGGGACGAGGCGATCGAGTCGGAGCACCGGCTGCTGACGACCCCCGCGTACCGGCTGAACGGCCGGATGACCTATGCGCTGGAAGGATCGATCTTCGTCGCGGGCGCGGCGATCAAGTGGCTGCGCGACGGGATCGGGGTCATCACCCATGCCCGCGAGACCAACGACATGGCGACGACGGTGCCCGACAGCCACGGCGTCTATATGGTGCCGGCGTTCGTCGGGCTGGGCGCGCCGCACTGGGACCCGGACGCGCGCGGCGCGATCTTCGGGCTGACGCTGGGGGCGACGCAGGCGCATCTGGCGCGCGCGGCGCTGGAGGCGGTCGGCTACCAGACCAAGGACCTGACCGACGCGATGATCGCGGACGGCGGCGCGGCGCCGGCGATGATCCGCGTCGATGGCGGCATGGCGGCAAACGACTGGTTGTGCCAGTTCCTGGCCGACCTGCTCGACACCGCGGTGGAGCGCCCGCTGCATCTGGAGACGACCGCGCTGGGGGCGGCATTCCATGCCGGGCTGGCGACGGGGGTGTGGAAGGACCTGGACGCGCTGAGCGAGACATGGACGCGGGAGGATTGCTTCGAGCCGCGGATGGAGGCGGCGCAGCGCGATACATTGGTGGCGGGATGGCATGCTGCGGTCGCGAAGACGCTGACGGGGGCGTAGGGGTACACCCTCTTCGTTCGGCCTGAGCGACGTCGAAGGCTAAGGGCGGCGGCGGCTGTGCTTCGACTTCGCTCGGCACGAGCGGCCAACCCGGGCGGAGCCTTGGGGCGTCCGGGCGACGACGACCGCCAAAAAAAAGCCGGAGCGACAAGCGCCCCGGCATGGAAAGTTTTTAGGAGAGGATGCCTGAAAGGCACGCTCTTTGTGCGGTGCAGCACTGGTTAACGCAAGTGCAAGATGCGTAAATGCAATTGCACAAAACGCAATCCGGACGCGGATCGCGGCGTCAGCGCGGGCTTAACCTTTCCGCGCTACCGCGTATCGCATGGCGATCCAACGGACGGACGAGAGCGAGGCGCGGCGGCTGGCGTCGCTGATGGCGGGCGCGGTGCGCGGGTGCCGGCGGCACCTGATCGCGGCGGCGGGCTTCTCGGGGCTCATCAACCTGCTCTACCTCGCGCCGTCCATCTTCATGCTGCAGGTCTACGACCGGGTGGTGCCGACGCGGGGGGCGACGACGCTGGTCGCGCTGCTCGTCATCCTGACGGTCGCGCTGGCGGTGATGTCGGTGCTGGATGCGGTGCGGTCGCGGCTGCTGCTGCGCGCGGCGCTGCGGCTGGAGCGGCGGCTGGCGCCCGCTATCCTGCTGCGCATCCTGGGCGATACCGCCGCGGCACCGGCGCAGCGGATGCAGGCGCTGCGCGATCTGGACCAGCTGCGCTCGACGCTGACCGGGCCGGCGGTGGTGGCGCTGTTCGATGCCCCATGGGCGCCGATCTACGTCCTCGTCTGCTTCCTGTTGCATCCGTGGCTGGGCGTGCTGGCGCTGGTCAGCGCGCTGGCGCTGGGGGCGATCGCGATCGGGGGCGAGCGCGCGACGCTGGCGCAGCTGAACCGGGTGCAGGCGCGCACGCTGCTGGCGCAGCGCGAGCAGGATTTCACGATCCATGCGTCGGACGTGGCGCGGGTGATGGGGATGCGCGACGCGCTGGCGACGCGCCACCTGCTGGAGCGCGCCGACGTGACGCGGCGACAGGCGGCGCTGGCGGCCGTATCGGCACGTTTCCTGGGGGCGGGCAAGTTCCTGCGGCTGCTGCTGCAATCCGCGGCGCTGGCGCTGGGGGCGTTGCTGGCGATCCGGCAGGACATTTCGGGCGGCGCGATCTTCGCCGCGTCGCTGCTGCTGGGGCGCGCGCTCCAGCCGGTCGAGCAGATCCTGGCGGCGCTGAAGCCGCTGGGGACGGGACGCAACGCGCTGCGCTCGCTCGACCGCTTCCTGGCGACGCCCGCGCCCGACCAGAGCACGATCACGCTGCCGGCCCCGCGCGGGCGGATCGAGGTGTGCGACCTGACGGTGCGCGCGCCGATGGGGGACCGTGCGATCCTGGAGAACATCTCCTTCGCGATCCAGCCGGGCGAGGTCGTCGCGATGGTGGGGCCGAGCGGGGCGGGCAAGTCGACGCTGCTGCGCGCGCTGGCGGGCGCGATCGCCGCGGACGAGGGCGAGGTGCGCATCGACGGCGCGACGCTGGACGAGTGGAACCGCGAGCAGCTGGGGCGCCACATCGGCTATATGCCGCAGACGCCGACGCTGTTTCCGGCGAGCGTCCATACCAACATCTCGCGCTTTGCCGCGGTACTGGCGGGCGACACGCCCGAACTGGATCGGCAGGTGGTCGAGGCGGCGATGGCGGCGGGCGCGCACGAGCTGATCCTGGCGCTGCCGCAGGGCTATGCGACGATGCTGGGCGCGGGCGACGGGGCCAGTGGGGGCGGCGGATTGTCGGCGGGACAGGGGCAGGCGGTGGCGCTGGCGCGCGCGCTGTTCGGTGCACCGACGATCCTGTTCCTCGACGAACCCAATGCGCATCTGGACAGCGAGGGCGAGGTGCGACTGGCCGCGACGGTCGCCGCGCTGAAGGCGCGCGGCGCGACGGTGGTGGTGTCGACGCACCGCACCGGGCTGCTCCAGTCGGTGGACAAGGTCATGCTCATCAAGGACGGGCGGATGCAGCTGTTCGACGAACGATCGAAGGTGGTGCGCTCCGCCCCCGCCAACGCGCCGGCGGCGGTCGCCGCGGGAGGCGCGCGATGAGCGAGGTGATGGCGGCGGCGGCGCCGCTGCGGGCGGATCGGCGGTTGGTGATCGCGCAGCAGCTGCGGCTGGACGATTCGCCGC
The sequence above is drawn from the Sphingomonas adhaesiva genome and encodes:
- the glpK gene encoding glycerol kinase GlpK, producing MAKTHILAIDQGTTSTRAIVFDCDARPVATAQTEFAQHYPEGGWVEHDPEDIWRDTLDVARQAIAESGVGAAGIAGIGITNQRETVVVWDRATGEPIHRAIVWQDRRTARRCAELKAEGHEAMVRAKTGLLIDPYFSATKLAWILDHVDGARARAEAGDLAFGTIDCFLLWRLTGGAVHATDVTNAGRTLLYDIRAQRWDEELCSLFAVPMAMLPSVEDNAHLYGETADGLFDAAIPIAGMAGDQQAALFGQACFARGMAKSTYGTGCFLLLNTGDEAIESEHRLLTTPAYRLNGRMTYALEGSIFVAGAAIKWLRDGIGVITHARETNDMATTVPDSHGVYMVPAFVGLGAPHWDPDARGAIFGLTLGATQAHLARAALEAVGYQTKDLTDAMIADGGAAPAMIRVDGGMAANDWLCQFLADLLDTAVERPLHLETTALGAAFHAGLATGVWKDLDALSETWTREDCFEPRMEAAQRDTLVAGWHAAVAKTLTGA
- a CDS encoding type I secretion system permease/ATPase, yielding MAIQRTDESEARRLASLMAGAVRGCRRHLIAAAGFSGLINLLYLAPSIFMLQVYDRVVPTRGATTLVALLVILTVALAVMSVLDAVRSRLLLRAALRLERRLAPAILLRILGDTAAAPAQRMQALRDLDQLRSTLTGPAVVALFDAPWAPIYVLVCFLLHPWLGVLALVSALALGAIAIGGERATLAQLNRVQARTLLAQREQDFTIHASDVARVMGMRDALATRHLLERADVTRRQAALAAVSARFLGAGKFLRLLLQSAALALGALLAIRQDISGGAIFAASLLLGRALQPVEQILAALKPLGTGRNALRSLDRFLATPAPDQSTITLPAPRGRIEVCDLTVRAPMGDRAILENISFAIQPGEVVAMVGPSGAGKSTLLRALAGAIAADEGEVRIDGATLDEWNREQLGRHIGYMPQTPTLFPASVHTNISRFAAVLAGDTPELDRQVVEAAMAAGAHELILALPQGYATMLGAGDGASGGGGLSAGQGQAVALARALFGAPTILFLDEPNAHLDSEGEVRLAATVAALKARGATVVVSTHRTGLLQSVDKVMLIKDGRMQLFDERSKVVRSAPANAPAAVAAGGAR